A single genomic interval of Isorropodon fossajaponicum endosymbiont JTNG4 harbors:
- a CDS encoding DUF2238 domain-containing protein, translating to MLASNFAYVLMGLFLCYHTIGGHFTFELVPFDWSNHLLSTLGFDFVIPEGRNNFDRLGHFLVGIFSYAVVEISVRKKWVSNNFMAWPLGVFALGFWAASYEIIEMVYVITEGGESGATFLGSQGDIWDTQKDMLL from the coding sequence ATTCTAGCTTCAAATTTTGCTTATGTGTTAATGGGTTTATTTTTGTGTTATCACACTATTGGTGGGCACTTTACTTTTGAACTAGTGCCATTTGATTGGAGTAATCATCTATTATCAACATTGGGTTTTGATTTTGTTATCCCTGAAGGGCGAAATAATTTTGACCGCTTAGGGCATTTTTTGGTTGGTATTTTCTCCTATGCTGTGGTTGAGATTAGTGTGCGTAAAAAGTGGGTGAGCAACAACTTTATGGCTTGGCCATTGGGTGTATTTGCCCTAGGTTTTTGGGCGGCAAGTTATGAAATAATTGAAATGGTTTATGTCATTACTGAAGGTGGAGAGTCGGGAGCAACTTTTTTAGGCTCTCAAGGTGATATTTGGGATACTCAAAAAGATATGTTGCTTTGA
- a CDS encoding MBL fold metallo-hydrolase, with protein sequence MSLLLRPLFEKISSTYTYLLADMQTLDAIIIDAVDETKQRDIGLIEELGLNLKYILETHVHADHITSSCPLKQHFTQAKIVY encoded by the coding sequence ATGAGTTTACTACTACGTCCTTTATTTGAAAAAATCAGTTCAACTTATACGTATCTTTTGGCAGATATGCAAACTTTGGACGCTATTATCATTGATGCGGTAGATGAAACTAAGCAACGTGATATTGGCTTGATTGAAGAATTGGGTTTGAATCTTAAATATATTCTTGAAACACATGTGCATGCTGATCACATTACCAGTTCTTGTCCATTAAAACAGCACTTTACACAGGCTAAAATTGTATACTAG
- a CDS encoding NAD(P)/FAD-dependent oxidoreductase — MPYEVVIIGAGAAGLMCAIEAGKRHKKVLVIDKANKAGKKILISGGGRCNFTNLAIEPEAYLSHNPHFHKSALARYTQWDFIKLMNKHNLSWHEKTQGQLFCDQKSAAILQMLLNECIQVGVDFVFNVLVTSLEFDTKYNLKTNQGDYQANTLVIATGGASIPKIGATDFGLQVAKQFNINTTDFTPALVPLTFHVNDINRYFKGLSGLSLEVVVGCNGQSFRDFILITHKGISGPAILQISLFWHSSDKLSINLLPDIDATDWLIAQQQTRGKATLKTVLSVHFPKRLAQRLANTLLLTPLENTPLGQINKSELSLFGRALNNWQLYPNAAEGLRVAEVCLGGVDTNELSSKTMQVKKQPSLYFIGETVDVTGQLGGYNFQWAWSSGWVAGQMV; from the coding sequence GTGCCTTATGAGGTTGTTATTATTGGTGCAGGTGCAGCAGGGCTTATGTGTGCAATTGAGGCGGGTAAGCGGCATAAAAAAGTTTTAGTTATTGATAAAGCCAATAAAGCAGGTAAAAAAATTCTTATCTCAGGGGGTGGTCGTTGTAATTTTACTAATCTTGCCATTGAGCCAGAGGCTTATTTATCACACAACCCACATTTTCATAAATCTGCACTGGCGCGTTATACGCAGTGGGATTTTATAAAATTGATGAATAAGCACAATCTAAGTTGGCATGAAAAAACACAAGGCCAGTTGTTTTGCGATCAAAAATCAGCTGCAATCTTACAAATGTTATTGAATGAGTGTATCCAAGTAGGAGTTGATTTTGTTTTTAACGTTTTAGTAACAAGTCTAGAGTTCGATACTAAATACAACCTTAAAACCAATCAAGGTGATTATCAAGCAAATACTTTGGTCATTGCAACTGGTGGCGCTTCTATTCCTAAAATAGGTGCTACTGATTTTGGCTTGCAAGTTGCTAAGCAATTTAATATTAACACGACTGATTTTACCCCAGCACTGGTGCCATTGACTTTCCATGTTAATGATATTAATCGTTACTTCAAAGGTTTATCAGGTTTGTCGTTAGAGGTGGTGGTTGGATGTAACGGACAATCCTTTCGAGATTTTATTTTAATAACGCACAAAGGTATTAGTGGTCCTGCTATTTTACAAATCTCTTTATTTTGGCATTCAAGTGACAAGCTAAGCATTAATTTATTGCCAGACATTGACGCAACTGATTGGTTAATTGCACAACAACAAACGCGAGGTAAAGCAACATTAAAAACCGTTTTATCAGTACACTTTCCTAAACGACTTGCGCAGCGACTAGCAAATACATTATTATTAACCCCACTGGAAAACACACCACTGGGTCAAATTAATAAAAGTGAGCTTTCTCTTTTTGGGCGTGCGCTTAATAATTGGCAACTTTATCCAAATGCCGCTGAGGGCTTACGTGTTGCTGAGGTGTGCTTAGGTGGGGTTGATACCAATGAGTTATCCTCCAAAACCATGCAAGTTAAAAAGCAACCTAGTCTATATTTTATTGGTGAAACTGTTGATGTGACAGGTCAATTAGGCGGTTATAATTTCCAATGGGCTTGGTCATCTGGCTGGGTGGCTGGGCAGATGGTTTAG
- a CDS encoding YciI family protein: protein MLYAIISQDVEDSLEKRVLVRLEHIKRLEALKKQGRLILAGPHPAIDTNDPGSAGFTGSLVVAEFDSLEAAKVWADADPYIESGAYASIIVKPFKKVLP, encoded by the coding sequence ATGTTATATGCTATTATTTCACAAGATGTTGAGGATTCGCTAGAGAAAAGAGTGTTAGTACGTCTAGAACATATTAAGCGATTAGAGGCTTTAAAAAAACAAGGGCGCTTAATTTTGGCAGGTCCTCATCCTGCCATTGATACTAATGATCCAGGTAGCGCCGGCTTTACAGGCTCGTTAGTGGTGGCAGAATTTGATTCTTTAGAGGCTGCAAAAGTTTGGGCAGATGCAGATCCTTATATCGAGTCTGGTGCCTATGCTAGCATTATTGTTAAACCATTTAAGAAGGTATTGCCATGA
- a CDS encoding TlpA family protein disulfide reductase: MKWFSLLLILLAPLVHSGQSTEFELISGDTISADVYSADTQVLFLCLPSERGFSKGYVPTVQQLAFFDVDNVDVWALDLHSSYMVPKHRSSINRFKVKDVLEIISTAERKGFEKIFFLTSGRGAQLALKIAHQWQLENPKSSLIKGHIFHSPHLIHGKLELGTKAKYVDISTVSNLPIYLLLPQFSTKYFRADEISEQLKIGGSSVFTHRLKGAHGWFHMHDEKDLRPMDLKAKESLSNTYVLAMNLMSTVDIPKVVTLKKQTKNSQSLSFGKPVLKLYKGKSNISLKFKSIDGQLLNIKDFDNQVILINFWANWCKPCVKEIPSLVRLQTILKDKPFKILTVNVGESKQEIDASMKKVKFDLPIMLDHSGQAVKDWDVYAYPSNFFLDKNGKIRYTYRGALEWDAKPIVKTIQSLF, translated from the coding sequence ATGAAGTGGTTTAGTTTACTGTTGATTTTATTAGCACCACTTGTTCATAGTGGACAAAGCACCGAGTTTGAATTAATATCAGGCGATACAATCAGTGCTGATGTTTATTCAGCAGACACACAAGTGTTATTTTTATGTTTGCCTTCTGAACGTGGTTTTAGCAAGGGCTATGTACCCACAGTACAACAATTAGCATTTTTTGATGTTGATAATGTTGATGTTTGGGCGCTTGACCTTCATAGTAGTTACATGGTACCAAAACATCGCAGCAGCATTAATCGGTTTAAGGTTAAAGATGTGCTTGAAATTATATCAACTGCCGAACGTAAAGGCTTTGAAAAAATATTTTTTCTAACCTCGGGTAGAGGCGCACAATTGGCGCTTAAAATTGCACATCAGTGGCAATTAGAAAATCCTAAATCTAGTTTGATTAAAGGGCACATCTTTCATTCGCCACATTTGATTCATGGCAAGCTAGAGTTAGGCACTAAAGCTAAATATGTTGATATTTCAACGGTTAGCAACTTGCCTATTTATTTGTTATTACCACAATTTAGTACTAAATATTTTAGAGCAGATGAAATCTCTGAGCAATTAAAAATAGGGGGCAGTTCCGTATTTACACATCGATTAAAAGGAGCGCATGGTTGGTTTCATATGCACGATGAGAAAGACTTAAGACCCATGGATTTAAAGGCCAAAGAAAGTTTGAGTAATACTTATGTACTTGCTATGAATTTGATGAGCACTGTTGATATTCCCAAAGTAGTAACGCTAAAAAAACAAACTAAGAATAGCCAAAGCCTTTCGTTTGGCAAGCCTGTACTGAAGCTTTATAAAGGTAAATCAAACATAAGTCTTAAGTTCAAGTCAATTGATGGGCAATTATTAAATATTAAAGACTTTGATAATCAAGTGATCTTAATTAATTTTTGGGCGAATTGGTGCAAACCCTGTGTGAAAGAAATTCCATCATTGGTTAGGTTGCAAACTATACTGAAAGATAAGCCATTTAAGATTCTTACGGTGAATGTCGGCGAGTCAAAACAAGAAATAGACGCGTCCATGAAAAAAGTAAAGTTTGATTTACCAATTATGCTTGACCACTCTGGACAGGCGGTGAAAGATTGGGATGTGTATGCTTATCCATCTAATTTTTTTCTGGATAAAAATGGCAAAATTAGATACACTTACCGCGGCGCACTAGAGTGGGATGCTAAGCCAATTGTTAAAACCATTCAGTCATTATTTTAG